From the genome of Pseudomonas bubulae:
TGCGGTTTTCGGGTCTACCCGCTGGCGCCGACCCTCGCACTGATCAACTCGGTAACGCTGGGCAAGCGCATGGATTTCGACCCCGAGATCCTGGTTCGCCTGGCGTGGCGCAACCAGCCGATGTGCTGGCTGCCGACCCAGGTCCACTACCCGCAGGACGGTCTCTCGCACTTTCGCCTGTTCCATGACAATGCGCTGATTTCGAGCATGCACACCAAGCTGTTTTTCGGCATGTTGATACGCTTGCCGGGCATCCTCTGGAGGCGCTGCAAAGCATGAATGAACCTCAACAGCATTGGGCTGCCCACAAAGAGCGCGGCAGTTTCCGGCTGATGAAGCTCACCGCCCTGGGCGTCAGGTTGCTGGGCCGACGTGTGCTCAGCCCGGTGCTTTACGCCATTGTGCTGTACTTCTTTGTGTTCGGCGGCCGCGCACGACGCAGCATCTGGCAATACCAGCAGCGCCTGGCCGACTGGAGCGAGCAAAGCGAGTTGCGCCCTACTCGCTGGCGGGTATTCGGGCAATTCATGGCGTTTGCCGACGCCCTGCTCGACAAGCTCGATGTATGGAATGGCCGTCTCAAGATCGAAGACATCGAAATCGTTGACCCCGCGCTGCTGCGCAATCAACTGCGCGGCGAACGCGGGCAGATGCTGGTAGGCGCCCACTTGGGGAACCTTGAAGTCTGCCGTGCGCTCGCCGAACTGGGCGAGCAGGTGACCATGAATGTGCTGGTTCACACCCGGCATGCCGAACACTTCAACCGCCTGCTGGGCGAAGCCGGGGCCAGCCATTTACGGTTGATTCAGGTCAGTGAACTCAACCCGGCGGTGATGCTGCAACTCAACCAGCGCCTGGAAAACGGCGAATGGCTGGCCATCGCCGGTGACCGCGTACCACTCAATGGCGGGCGCCATATAGAGGTCGGTTTCCTCGGCTATACGGCAGCATTCCCCCAAGGCCCGTGGTTGCTGGCAGGACTGCTCAAATGCCCGGTCAATCTGATGTTCTGCCTCAAACACAAAGGCCGTTATCGAGTCATCCTCGAACCCTTTGCCCGCGAAGTGGTGTGGCGACGCAATAACCGCGAGCAGGTGATCGACGACTGGGCCACGCTCTACGCCGACCGCCTGGGCTACTACTGCCTGCAGGCACCGCAACAATGGTTCAACTTTTACCCTTTCTGGAAGACCGATGACGACGCATCCGCATGAGCCAGTAACCTTCGGCCAAACCCCGTTGCGCATTGAAGACGTGCTGGCCCTGGCCAATCGTCAGGCGCCAACGCGGCTGCAGGACGACCCCGACTACCGCGAGCGCATCGCCAAGGGCGCGCGCTTTCTCGACTCGCTGCTGGACAAGGAAGGCGTGATTTATGGCGTAACCACCGGCTACGGCGACTCCTGCGTGGTTGCGGTGCCGCTGGAGCACGTCGAAGCCTTGCCCCGCCACCTCTACACCTTCCACGGTTGCGGCCTGGGCAAATTGCTCGATGCGCAAGCCACCCGCGCGGTGCTTGCGGCACGCTTGCAGTCGCTGTGCCACGGCGTGTCGGGGGTGCGCATAGAGTTGCTGGAACGATTGCAGGCCTTTATTGCCCACGACATCCTGCCACTGATCCCCGAAGAAGGCTCGGTGGGGGCCAGTGGCGACCTGACGCCACTGTCTTACGTGGCCGCAACCCTGTCGGGCGAACGCGAAGTCCTGTTCAAGGGCGAGCGCCGCCTTGCAGCAGATGTGCACCGGGAACTGGGCTGGACACCGCTGGTACTTCGGCCCAAGGAAGCGCTGGCACTGATGAACGGTACCGCCGTGATGACCGGCCTCGCCTGCCTGGCCTATGCCCGCGCCGACTACCTGCTCAAACTGGCCACGCGCATCACCGCCCTCAACGTGGTGGCGCTGCAA
Proteins encoded in this window:
- a CDS encoding glycosyl transferase, whose product is MNEPQQHWAAHKERGSFRLMKLTALGVRLLGRRVLSPVLYAIVLYFFVFGGRARRSIWQYQQRLADWSEQSELRPTRWRVFGQFMAFADALLDKLDVWNGRLKIEDIEIVDPALLRNQLRGERGQMLVGAHLGNLEVCRALAELGEQVTMNVLVHTRHAEHFNRLLGEAGASHLRLIQVSELNPAVMLQLNQRLENGEWLAIAGDRVPLNGGRHIEVGFLGYTAAFPQGPWLLAGLLKCPVNLMFCLKHKGRYRVILEPFAREVVWRRNNREQVIDDWATLYADRLGYYCLQAPQQWFNFYPFWKTDDDASA